Proteins encoded by one window of Salirhabdus salicampi:
- the ftsA gene encoding cell division protein FtsA, whose protein sequence is MNNNEILVSLDVGTSRVKVIIGEVTKDSLNIIGVGTAKSNGMKKGAIVDIDQTVHSIQNAIEQAERMVDMKIEKVAVAINGNHVQLQACHGVVAVSSDNREIGNEDVTRVIDAAQVMSIPPEREVIDVFPKQFIVDGQDEITDPRGMIGVRLEMEGTLITCSKTVLHNTLKCVDLAGLEVQDVCLQPLASGSVALSNDEKNLGVALIDIGGGSTTVSVFEGGHLKDTSVIPLGGDNITKDLSIGMKTSTEEAEDMKHDFGCAYYEDASEEETFEVTMIGSDQKQTFNQAQISDMIEARLEEIYAFVVRELRKMGLHDLPGGYVLTGGMMNMPGVLELARDVFQSNVRIAIPDYIGVRDPQYTAGVGILQFSYSNARIQGKELDSSVSMETIDSKPTKSKQRNQPKTETKKNKETGIAKWFNYFFD, encoded by the coding sequence TTGAACAACAATGAAATACTCGTCAGTCTAGATGTAGGAACATCCAGAGTTAAAGTAATTATTGGGGAAGTAACAAAAGATTCATTAAACATTATCGGTGTAGGAACGGCAAAATCAAATGGTATGAAAAAAGGGGCCATTGTTGATATAGACCAAACCGTACACTCCATTCAAAATGCAATTGAACAAGCAGAAAGAATGGTAGATATGAAAATTGAAAAAGTCGCAGTCGCGATAAATGGAAACCACGTTCAATTACAAGCTTGTCATGGGGTAGTTGCCGTATCGAGCGATAACCGCGAAATTGGGAACGAAGATGTAACCCGTGTGATTGACGCCGCACAAGTGATGTCTATACCTCCTGAGAGAGAAGTGATCGATGTTTTTCCAAAGCAATTTATCGTCGATGGACAAGATGAAATCACAGACCCTAGAGGAATGATAGGGGTAAGACTTGAAATGGAAGGAACCCTTATTACATGTTCAAAAACCGTATTACACAATACATTAAAATGTGTTGATTTGGCTGGATTGGAAGTTCAAGATGTTTGTTTACAGCCGTTAGCTTCTGGATCTGTTGCTCTATCGAATGATGAGAAAAATTTAGGTGTTGCTCTTATTGACATCGGTGGAGGTAGTACAACGGTATCTGTATTTGAAGGTGGACACTTAAAAGACACATCCGTAATCCCGCTAGGTGGGGATAACATAACGAAAGATTTGTCTATCGGAATGAAAACATCTACAGAAGAAGCTGAAGATATGAAACATGATTTCGGATGCGCTTATTATGAAGATGCAAGTGAGGAAGAAACCTTTGAAGTCACAATGATTGGAAGTGACCAAAAGCAAACATTTAACCAAGCACAAATTTCTGATATGATTGAGGCAAGACTTGAAGAAATCTATGCCTTCGTTGTAAGAGAATTACGAAAAATGGGTTTACATGATCTGCCGGGTGGGTATGTACTAACCGGTGGTATGATGAATATGCCTGGTGTACTTGAGCTTGCACGGGATGTGTTTCAATCTAACGTGCGTATTGCGATTCCGGATTACATAGGAGTGAGAGACCCGCAATACACAGCTGGAGTAGGCATATTACAATTCTCTTATAGCAATGCTAGAATACAAGGAAAAGAACTAGATTCTTCGGTATCTATGGAAACTATCGACAGTAAACCGACAAAAAGTAAACAACGAAATCAACCAAAAACGGAAACGAAAAAAAATAAAGAAACGGGTATTGCCAAGTGGTTTAACTACTTTTTCGACTAA